A genomic segment from Portunus trituberculatus isolate SZX2019 chromosome 14, ASM1759143v1, whole genome shotgun sequence encodes:
- the LOC123503499 gene encoding uncharacterized protein LOC123503499 isoform X1 encodes MIFYSKLPHQETSQNRATASSPCITHTTPTSTTITSTTTTTRIPRRTHTPQCPCAAAGLNKDVSRLSLADRLEKDIEPPPSACVTPTSDSSAPCKVFRNSFLPRTYSHRPKSSDRRQRGVFSWTFEEYHLLEAQSTDSAGNWTTTV; translated from the exons ATGATCTTCTACTCTAAACTTCCCCATCAAGAAACCTCTCAAAACCGTGCCACCGCCTCCTCCCCTTgcatcacccacaccacacccacctccaccaccatcacctccacgacCACGACTACAAGAATCCCGCGGAGAACGCATACTCCGCAGTGCCCATGCGCAGCAGCAGGACTCAACAAGGATGTGTCGCGGCTCTCGCTGGCTGACCGCCTCGAGAAGGACATTGAGCCCCCGCCCAGCGCCTGCGTCACGCCCACCTCGGACTCCAGTGCCCCATGCAAGGTGTTCCGGAATTCCTTCCTGCCGCGCACATACAGCCACAG GCCGAAATCAAGCGACCGCCGGCAGAGAGGAGTCTTCTCCTGGACGTTTGAAGAGTACCACCTTCTTGAAGCACAGAGCACAGACAGCGCTGGAAACTGGACTACTACAGTTTGA
- the LOC123503499 gene encoding uncharacterized protein LOC123503499 isoform X2, which produces MIFYSKLPHQETSQNRATASSPCITHTTPTSTTITSTTTTTRIPRRTHTPQCPCAAAGLNKDVSRLSLADRLEKDIEPPPSACVTPTSDSSAPCKVFRNSFLPRTYSHRGVMGGRRLMKCVVVSQVKHSERSCRVKQ; this is translated from the exons ATGATCTTCTACTCTAAACTTCCCCATCAAGAAACCTCTCAAAACCGTGCCACCGCCTCCTCCCCTTgcatcacccacaccacacccacctccaccaccatcacctccacgacCACGACTACAAGAATCCCGCGGAGAACGCATACTCCGCAGTGCCCATGCGCAGCAGCAGGACTCAACAAGGATGTGTCGCGGCTCTCGCTGGCTGACCGCCTCGAGAAGGACATTGAGCCCCCGCCCAGCGCCTGCGTCACGCCCACCTCGGACTCCAGTGCCCCATGCAAGGTGTTCCGGAATTCCTTCCTGCCGCGCACATACAGCCACAG AGGAGTTATGGGTGGCAGGAGGTTGATGaaatgtgtggtggtgtcaCAAGTGAAGCACAGTGAGCGTTCCTGCAGGGTGAAGCAATGA